In Macadamia integrifolia cultivar HAES 741 chromosome 12, SCU_Mint_v3, whole genome shotgun sequence, the following are encoded in one genomic region:
- the LOC122057513 gene encoding uncharacterized protein LOC122057513 isoform X2 produces the protein MADFPPNLDDGELWLPSDIFPDEVSPMISPKFPSELTYMEDLAQQLAAYALLERNQNTAKPFPNLVPNLESKQQSRYGTNVAPRYGLGIGFGGVHDVGHRQNHYAPVTVNGGFRVGLTQVYRYRTMSPSQAQVENFLRARVLQGLQNQNQNRLLPFQVNGMGTGGFGRESGGTGVFLPRLATTLDVKKKHHCVKKGEEAKQRHPIRKAVVEKHERLQSSPEVRLPQDWTY, from the exons ATGGCGGACTTTCCCCCAAACTTAGACGATGGAGAACTATGGCTTCCTTCTGATATTTTCCCCGACGAAGTTTCCCCAATGATAAGCCCCAAATTTCCTTCTGAGCTCACGTACATGGAAGACCTCGCTCAACAGCTCGCAGCTTACGCTTTGCTTGAACGTAACCAAAACACTGCTAAACCTTTTCCAAATTTAGTTCCAAACTTAGAG AGTAAGCAGCAGAGCCGGTACGGGACTAATGTTGCTCCACGATACGGGCTTGGTATCGGCTTCGGAGGGGTTCATGATGTTGGTCACAGACAAAATCATTATGCGCCGGTGACGGTGAATGGTGGGTTTCGTGTTGGTTTGACACAGGTTTACAGGTATCGTACGATGAGTCCTTCTCAAGCTCAG GTTGAGAACTTCTTGCGAGCTAGGGTTTTGCAGGGgctccaaaaccaaaaccaaaaccgccTTTTGCCATTTCAGGTAAACGGGATGGGGACTGGTGGTTTTGGGAGAGAATCTGGAGGGACTGGTGTCTTCCTCCCCCGTCTTGCAACTACCCTTGATGTTAAGAAGAAGCATCATT GTGTGAAAAAGGGGGAGGAGGCTAAGCAGAGACATCCCATTAGAAAGGCTGTTGTGGAGAAGCATGAGAGGCTTCAATCTTCACCAGAGGTGCGCTTGCCACAAGATTGGACCTATTGA
- the LOC122057513 gene encoding uncharacterized protein LOC122057513 isoform X1 yields MADFPPNLDDGELWLPSDIFPDEVSPMISPKFPSELTYMEDLAQQLAAYALLERNQNTAKPFPNLVPNLESKQQSRYGTNVAPRYGLGIGFGGVHDVGHRQNHYAPVTVNGGFRVGLTQVYRYRTMSPSQAQQVENFLRARVLQGLQNQNQNRLLPFQVNGMGTGGFGRESGGTGVFLPRLATTLDVKKKHHCVKKGEEAKQRHPIRKAVVEKHERLQSSPEVRLPQDWTY; encoded by the exons ATGGCGGACTTTCCCCCAAACTTAGACGATGGAGAACTATGGCTTCCTTCTGATATTTTCCCCGACGAAGTTTCCCCAATGATAAGCCCCAAATTTCCTTCTGAGCTCACGTACATGGAAGACCTCGCTCAACAGCTCGCAGCTTACGCTTTGCTTGAACGTAACCAAAACACTGCTAAACCTTTTCCAAATTTAGTTCCAAACTTAGAG AGTAAGCAGCAGAGCCGGTACGGGACTAATGTTGCTCCACGATACGGGCTTGGTATCGGCTTCGGAGGGGTTCATGATGTTGGTCACAGACAAAATCATTATGCGCCGGTGACGGTGAATGGTGGGTTTCGTGTTGGTTTGACACAGGTTTACAGGTATCGTACGATGAGTCCTTCTCAAGCTCAG CAGGTTGAGAACTTCTTGCGAGCTAGGGTTTTGCAGGGgctccaaaaccaaaaccaaaaccgccTTTTGCCATTTCAGGTAAACGGGATGGGGACTGGTGGTTTTGGGAGAGAATCTGGAGGGACTGGTGTCTTCCTCCCCCGTCTTGCAACTACCCTTGATGTTAAGAAGAAGCATCATT GTGTGAAAAAGGGGGAGGAGGCTAAGCAGAGACATCCCATTAGAAAGGCTGTTGTGGAGAAGCATGAGAGGCTTCAATCTTCACCAGAGGTGCGCTTGCCACAAGATTGGACCTATTGA